The proteins below are encoded in one region of Gopherus flavomarginatus isolate rGopFla2 chromosome 12, rGopFla2.mat.asm, whole genome shotgun sequence:
- the LOC127032340 gene encoding C-type lectin domain family 2 member D-like: MGPATGAAESEVPLQELHVDGKGNLEASVEPEPCHNCKKSQTGPVVVALIVVSSALIAVIIALAVLASKLSSADLCPPACTDGWIEYRGKCYYFSETEGNWTYVQRLCSSFGASLAGIDSEQELMFLLRHKDIHDHWIGLWREQGQPWKWTNSTEFNNLFQIRGGDDCAYLNDEKGVSSSRCYMERRWICRQT, from the exons ATGGGGCCAGCAACTGGGGCTGCTGAGAGCGAAGTGCCGCTGCAGGAGTTGCATGTTGATGGCAAGGGAAACCTGGAGGCTAGCGTGGAGCCAG AACCTTGTCATAACTGCAAGAAAAGTCAAACTGGTCCAGTTGTGGTTGCACTGATAGTTGTATCATCTGCTTTGATCGCCGTCATCATTGCTCTGGCAG TGCTGGCATCTAAGCTTTCATCAGCTGATCTGTGCCCCCCTGCATGCACAGACGGCTGGATCGAGTACCGAGGGAAATGCTACTATTTCTCCGAGACTGAAGGGAACTGGACCTACGTTCAGAGACTCTGCTCCTCCTTTGGTGCCTCCTTGGCTGGGATTGACAGTGAGCAGGAATTG ATGTTCCTGCTGCGCCATAAGGATATCCATGACCACTGGATCGGCctctggagggagcaggggcagccctggAAATGGACCAACAGCACTGAATTCAACAACCT GTTTCAGATAAGAGGAGGTGATGACTGCGCGTATCTGAATGACGAGAAAGGGGTCAGCAGCTCACGGTGCTACATGGAAAGACGGTGGATCTGTAGGCAAACCTGA